The window AGACCATATGTGTCCGTCCAAACTCTACACACACCACTGGTTCTGTCGAGGAAAAAACAATTCGGACTCAATAAACCTTTCAatagcatttattttttgtatctttttttacttaaaagtatattaaaataatttttttaaaaaattatttataatatcaatatatcaaaatgatcaaaaaaatataaaaatttaattttttaaaaaattagattttgaaaaataaacaagataacgCATAGATAAATGATCTCCAAACTGTtgaccaaaatttaaaaaatattcatgtgtGTGAAtgaatatagtttttaaaaatatcttgtttttataaaaagtattaaattgttattttttataattataatatattaatataaaagaatagaGAAGAGAACACGATGGTGCACataattatatagaaatatataattacagaggaaaagatgaagaaaaagggACTGTgaggggagggagggagagagaagcCAAGAACTGAGCACAGAGTCAGAGGTAGAAGACAAGagtggagaaagaaaaaaaacaagacctGCAAAATTGGGGTTGTATTTTACAATACTACCATTGACCTGCAATCAGCAGTCaagttataaaattcaaaaggaaaGCCACGTGTCGCCGAATAATAAAGAAGGTAATAGCGTGAAGGCAAAGGAAAGAAGACCCGTGGAACTATAGAAGTCCTCTCGAATCAATTctctattatttaatattaaccgGTAAGCCAAAGTTTCACACAGccggtaataataataattaagaaacttTATAATAAGTAAACGGTAATAAGTTGAACTTAACACGTCATGGTATTAACAGGAGATGGTGCTTTTCAAACGtatatgtattatttattttaatagtgttttatcttgtttttttaatgtatgttttttttttaattttaattttattcttcaccctttagttttttaaaattgtattttatgatttgtatcgatttattttttatatggatgTCTCTGTTTTATAatctaaaatactaaaaaagatTGTGCTTTCACTGTACACCGCCTCATAAAACACTATTAATCTTAGTATttctttgttctatttttttaattcatgttttatttttattttttaatatttggtttttaagGAACttaacttcatgatttattttttatttttttctatgtagtTATCAGAGcctcatgactcgagtcattgTTTTGGCTGGTTAAcccagttttttttatcaacttcatcttttaatatttgatttgttaaggatcaatttttatgattttttttatttttttttctatgaggttatctaaACCTAGTTCATAATCAAGGTTATAGTTTGGCGGGTTAACGCATttgtcttattcttttaattgattttttaagattttatcatttaatattttgttgatttgggAATTAGACTTTCTAGTTtgttctaacttattttttatgaggttatctcggttTTATGATCTTAGTCATGAGTTTGACggattaacttatttttattggttatccAGGTTGTTTTTGAatctattaaattaactaaatcaCATTAAATCAACCCTTACTCGGTTACTTTTAcgcatataaaatttttttacataaaaaaattgattcaaataCTAACGCACTACAGGCAGTATTCTAGTAATACCACTAAAACATGTGTcctattattatataattgaaattaacgatgtatcattaaaaaatatatattaaaataagttttttaaattttttttaacattggcctattaaaatcataaaaaaaaactaaaaaaataacaaattaatattttattaaaacaaacacgtttttaaaacacattcaaCCACGAATAAAAATGCAATACCGAAGGAGCGAAAAGGGAGCAAGGGCTGTCCGCACACAGCCCGCATCACATTCCACCTTAATTACCTAGAGAAAAGCAAagcaaaacatataaaaagtattaCAAAGATATCATTGTCCCGAGCTTTTCAGCAAATAATAGATTCATCTTAACAAACCTTTGCGTTTATTAATAAATTCCACAcagttaaaatattaattgtagtACATCAATTTCAGACATGGATGTTTTCCTGTTCTTTTCTCACTTTTACCCGATTTGTCGAACACAGAATTTAATAGGATAGGATGGCTCAAGGAAACATAAGTATACCGAGAGAGGCATGTAAAATAATGCAAGAACTACAAAACAACAGTAGCTATTTTTGAATCCTTTTATAGAGTTTTTGTCTAGGTTATGAGATTGTTGTGTCAGGactattttatttcaagaaaaaaactgtagttaattaattattatatagtgtaatataatatttttatgtaatgcTTAGTGTTGGCGTGTGCCATGCGCAGGAAGCACTGAAGGAATGCCAAGATCTTGGGAGATTATAGAAcacatttttaatttcttccaggGCGAattgaatagttttttatttttttttatatataatatggttatatgagaattaattaataatccaTATCGTATTGAATATATTTAAGACTCCCGTGCCTTATAGTTTATGCATACAAGCACTGTATTTCATACTCTAAATATAACATCAATAAGATTTCGCAAATAATTAGATAATCATAGATCTTAATTATGGCgaaagctagctagctagctagctagctttaCATGCCGGGATGATCATGAGATAAAAGATTAATTATGATGATTATTTGTGCTATCACCACCTCAACATCGAGTCATGAGTGGAGTGAAAATCTTGTCATTTctggatgattattttttaatttctatcgAAAGTCGACAGACTAGAGAAGGATAAGTTCCATTATATAGAAAACAATAACCtcaacatataaaattaagaaaaaaaagaagagtaatTCACCATCTTCatttatattgattaattaattcacATCTTGACCTGTTCAATTGTTGTTGTCAGCATCAAGTTCGATATCCATCCCAATCCCATAATGTCAAATCCAGGAAGCATTTGGACCCTGCAATTTGCAATAACCTAATAGTATTAACTTTATCGTCAGATAATGGGGAGGAACAAATACCAGTCCTTTTCATATTTTAGctgtttaattaataattatcacCAGAGAGTAGAAAAATCCGATGGAGTGTAGGGAAAAAGGATGTCTGGAACCACGTGGCTCGAACCAAAGTTTGATATTATCCTTGCTTGATTCAAGGAATGCAACCACGTGACCAGTTTATCTTCTGCAACCAATTTAAAGCTGATCGATTTCTTGTTGTTGATCGCAGGAGCTATATATGAGATGGGGAACAATGGCCTCGAATGATCCTACAAGATGGAGTACAAACATAATCTGTGACTGTGAAGGTCCCAATTTGACATCACAAGAGTGGTCTACCGAGATGGTGAACAGACCGAGGAAATTAAGAAGGCTCTGGTGCTGGTAGGGGCCAACCAAGAGGCCATCATCTGCACTGCTCCAATATTAGACAACTGGTTTTATGCCAACTGAGGCCCTGCCCCATGCAAGTCTCCTTTTCCAGATACTCTATCAAGAAAATATGATTATGATGGTGgattacaagaaaaaacaacttgatAATTGCTGTTGGCAAGTCTCACCTCCTGCTGATAACTTAAATTCAGTTAGGTACGTTTTTCTAACTTTTCCCAAGCTTATTAATAAGGGAGATGGGCTTGCATGACATGGTTGAAACAGAGAATTTGAcaagaaagttaaaaataacttgatggTGCACCTTGCCTAACTCGTTTAAGTAATGAATCGAATctgacaaacaaatataaaaagtacAGGCAACCCTACTACTAAAGTTTGGTTGGTCTGGATGGTATTTAATATGGGTGAGTTATTGTATGAGTAGCTATTTTGATAAATAGTTACATTATTATTAGAGATggataaaaaatcatttgctgtatattttgagaaaaaagggaagaaaaataaattttacaagggCATCGCTAACTTTCTTCTAAACATATCCTAACCTGGATTTCAGCCTTGTCCATAGTAAAAGCATGTAAACATCTGTCTAGTAAATTTGTTGagtaatgatttgtttttgctgttataacatgttttttaaattattttttattttaaaaaatgttaaattaatattttttaaaatatttttgaataattttgatgtgttgatattaaaaataaaaaattttaaaaaaaattattttaatttatttttaattaaaaattactctTCCTCatagtataaaaaaacacacGAACTAGCAAACAAAGCATGTAGGAAGCCTTATTTTCTTCCATGGGAGAAGAAAAGCTAACAAACAAAAGGGACTGATGTGAAGAATAAGTGAGAGGTCATGTATTCttcccaaaaaacaaaaaagaaaaaagaaagaagaagaagaagaagaagaggaagaaggtcATGGGTGAGGAACAGTGCACTATTTGTAGTCTGGTTGGTGAGAGGTATTATCGTACCCAAAAAGTAAAACCTTGAAGATGGAGTTTGGGCCCATTTATGACTAGAGTGGACCAAGCCTGCCATTCtatcggggggggggggggggggggggggagcttTTATTCTGCCACTGTCTCGACGGAAAGgtctttttacaaaaaaaggatttttatcACTGGAAAACCAATCTTGGAGCAATGCCTCAAGATTTTGATCTTGCTGTGATACAGGGGAAGAGAAACAGAGCAATGAAATGAAAGCTACCTTTTCACGTGACAAATTTTGGCGTGATGGAATGGAAGAGCTACAAGCTTTCCCTGCTTTAATGGccagaaaattattttcttttcttaatccTACTATAAGCATAGCCCGTGCTGTATAAGCTGTCTTCCCAACTGTCATCAACAGCAATTTCTCTGTTTTCAGTGGGAGAGAACGATAAGCAGAGAACACGAGGGTGTGTTTTCTTGTAGAAGTTCTCTCCAGCAAAGAAGGCTGGTATCAATCACCATAGGTTTCTTTATGGTCAAGGAAGAGACCAAAAAACAAAGGCCAGAAAGCATACACGTGGACAAAAAAGCATACAAAAAGGTTTATCCATATCAACAGCAAGGTGCAACACCTTAATTAAGGACATCAGCAGCCATGATATTGCTAAAACTTGCAGCCAACACCTAATCACCATAGGTTTCCAGCTGTTTTTCGCATTTCAATATCTACATGCATCAAGAATGTACTcggcaggcaggcaggcaggcaggcatTGATGCAATGCCTCCAATGCAACTACTTGCACGACAACAAATTAGTTAAACCATCAAAACTGGGGATTTTTCTGTCAAATGGCATCAATATCATTTATTTCCATTATATAGCAGACTGCAACAGTTAATAGCATATATACAGGATATGTACAATATGAAGAACTTaatcaattgaaaaatcaaataaaaatttcccAGTGACTGCACACAAAATAATAGGGCAAGCTATATTCTTGGGAAAACTAAATTCTAGCCAACACACTGACACTCCTCTCTTTCCTAATGAGAAATAAATCATGACtgcaaggaaaataaatatggCTCAAACCTAAAGAAACATGGAAGAATATTTCCCAATGGATCATCTTGATGCAGAGAAGATACACGAGGCagactataaaaacaaaagaaaaattagaaaatctaACAAAATTTGTCCCTCTTCATGATTTACCCTTTCCTGCGGAACCTTCTCTCTGACTACGGAAGTGACTGAGAAGCTGCTGGGCCTACATAACACATACAAACATACATTATCATCTAGCATATCtatccatcatcatcattaaatgTCAAAAAACTTCTTGGTCTTGATTCCCCtatagttaaaatatataaaaaaattgacatcatAAGGAATACAATCACAATCAACCCACCATGCTTCCTTTCCTAACTGGTAAAAGGTACCAACGGCCTCCACTATAATTTGGCTAGCTAGCAGATACCAGAACAGCTACAGTACAAACAAGGAAAGATGAGATTAGCTGCATACCTTTTCCTTCGCTCTTGGGGTGCCTGACTGGGACAATGCAACAAGTGGAGGAACAGCCCCTTCTTGCAAAACAAGGGTACAAAACTTGGGACTATTAAGGCACAGCTGCATCAGTATGGAGGCAGCGTTCTCCTTTCCTCTTTGAGATCCTGATTCGACAACCTCAACCAGCAATGGGATGCCTCCTGCTTTTGCAATGGCCATGCGTCCTTCGCTGATTGTTGACAAGTTTGCAAGAAGAGCGACTGCCTTGTCAACCATCCCAGTGACAGGATCCATCAACTCAACTAGATACTTCACAGCTCCTGCTTGAACTATTCGAGCCTTGTTTTCATGAAAGATTGAAAGGTTAAACAAGGCAGTAGCCGCATCCTTTTTACCTCTTATAGTCCCACAGGCAAGAAGATCCACCAAGGCTTTGACAGCACCAGAACGGCCTATCTTGGCTTTGTATTCTTCTAAAACAGAAAGGCTAAATAGAGCTGCTGCAGAATTCTCTTTGGCACCATCATTTCCTGATCTTAAGACATGAATAAGTGGTTCTATTGCTCCTGCTTCTGCAATCATGGCTTTATTTTCTTCGTTGATTGATAGATTCAACACGGCTGTGGCAGCATGTTCCTGGGTTATCTTCACTTCTGAGTACAGCAGTGAAAGTAATGGTCTGATAGCACCAGAATGGCCTATAATGATGCGATTCTCGACATTGTGCTTTGCTAGAAGCCTTAGTTCTTCAGCCGCTTTAGTCTTTACTTCATTTGATTGGCTTTTAAGCCCTTCAACCAACTTCTTGACTTGAGAAGTTGTACATAGATCATGAGAACCTGAGTCGGAAAACTGAAGGGAGTTTGTTCTGCTATAGTTATGGCTTCCATTGCTGGCCATATCATATTTAGGACTGTGAAATTGCCTTCCTGATAAACAGGGAGAAAATCCCTTTACTTTATTGGAAGGAGAAACAGCAGGACATTCAAAAGTTATCTCTCCTGACAAGTCATTCACATTGTCATGCATGGTTAATAACTTCAACATCTCATCTGATGCTGGAGGCACATATTCAATACTGGAGATGGCACTTGAGGTTGATTCACTCCTGCTATGTATATATGAAAGTTCGTGGGATGGGCGCTCAAAGCTTTCAATCCCCATGACATGATACCGATTAAATTCTTCACCACTTAATCTAGATGAAACACCAATCTTCTGTTTCTCAAATCCATTCCCAACTTCAATGGATGATCTTGATGTAGAATTGCTACTGTGCAAAGAACAACGATAACGAAAACTATCCAAGTGCAATAAATCATGATGTGATGGGACAGAGTCGCTTGAAACTCTTACATTGTTTTCCTCACACCAATTTGCTATCATAGCTTTGACAGTGTAATTGGGAATGACATTTGTGTGAGAGAGTGTCTGACGGGTCCTAGGGCATATGCTCAGCCCATGATCAAGCCACTTCCGGATGGACACCCTATCATAAGTTTGACCAGAAGCCACGATCACTGGGTCTAGCATGAGCTCCAAAGATAATGGACACCGAAAGTACGGAGGAATTGGGGCACCACTCTTAGGATCAAAGCGCTCAACTTTAAGCAACCAATTACGTATGTGAGAGATCAGATCCACAATTTGGTCAATTTGATCCAAGTCCCCTTTTGCTTTATTGACTTTAACATTGATCCTCTCCTTCTCCACTGCCACACTTTCTTTCAAGAGTTCCTGATTTGATGTTAAACCAAGTGTTTCAGTAAGTTTCATAAGATGATTAGTGCAAGGAGAAACATCATCGCTTAGACTTCTCAGAGCCTCTTCTATAAGTTCTGTTATTGTTTCGTGTTTCAAACCTTGAAGTTCCTGCATACAGTGCTGGAAACATTTAAACAGAAATCAGTCCCACATTAGACATATGCAACTAAACAACTAAAATAGTATAATGATTAGACCAATCTGATAGATTagaccacattaaaaaaaatcaaaaatataaaatgaaaaaaaaaaagtaaaccaCCAGGAACTGtctagttaaaaagaaaacagcgtGGCACAAATATCCCAACTCTATCCACACCTGAACAATAGTTAAAGTTGAAGCGGATGGAGAACTCTGCAACAATCTACATAATATTTGACAAATCTCCAGCGCAGAGCTCTGGATTTTCTTCAACAGTGCTTCACTTTGCTGGACCTGGACGGAGAAAAAACCACATGTCCATTAAGAGTTTGAATCTCAACTACCTCCCCGGCCATCCCAAGTCAAAGCTCACGTGTTCGAATATCATAAACAGCTACATTTGATTgccaaggaaaaaagaaatgaaaataaaaggaagagatTCCATTACAGTTTCAGGTTGCATTTGTTCTTCTAACTTGCAAGCCTCACATAATCTTATAGAATTCATATATGTTGGCTTCTTTAGCGTGGATCAGAAAGACAATTTCAGACTAACAATTACATGATAGAAGACTACTTTCGTTGCTTAGTTTTTCAAGCAACAATATGAGCTTCATCATGGAAGAACCAGCACATAGAAATAATGAAGGCCAATATTTTGAACTCCATCTGAAAGCATTACACACTGTATATTTGATCCACTACACGCAAATAAGCTGTTCAGAATTACTCACGCTGCAAATCTTGCTCATCTGTGGACACCAGTTCTCCATAAATTCACGAGCCTCATTAACAGTTGTATCAAGTTCTTCACACTCTTTACATAGGACTTCATCTGAAGATATGCCGTAATCAAAAACTCCATCAAGAACTGGTTTCAAATGCTTCAACATCATAACCATGCTCTTATAATCCTTTTGAATAGGCATAAACTTCCTTGTCTGACATGAAACAAGATGAATGAATCGAGAAATAGTGTTGATAAGACATCTTACAGATGATGTGTCCATTGACCTGCTTTTCATAAAGCATAGCAAAGAGATTGCATTAaaacaaaagaggaaaaaaacaaacatttttaaTGCAAAAGGAGTTTCCAATCAGAATAGTGTCAGACTATTTCTTTACAACAACAATGATAGGTTTGTGGTTCTTGATCTTGAACACAAATTTTTTCGTGTAACCTTAACAAGATTTCACATGTtaagatttttgtgtttttcattttaagaaGGGACAAAAGGTCGGTCCAGAAAACACTAAATTTATACAAATACCTCATCACGTAGTAATTATCTCATTATGTAGACATGTAAATCCAAAGATGAATGGTTAAAGGACCATCAAACATGCATAAATACCAAAATCAGATATCATCAACATTTGGTTGATAATTATCATGTGTGAGCCTAATCAATTAGCCAAGCCTAGCAGCAAACTCCACATGCTCACAGTCAACAAGGTCAGTAAATCTACATAGGGCAGCACCACAATGATGCTTGGACCCAAATCAATGAAATGCCTTCCCTCCAAATAAAGCTGAAGTAAGATGCTCTATTCTCAGTTGGTCTCGGCATTTTATGCATTCTGTCTCCACTTGGCACAAGAGGTCCTGACCCAGCCACCATGCAAGTGCCCTCAAGTTATCCCATGGGGCCGAGTAAGTGGCATCATTAAACGCAACAAAAAGCTATCTCAAACCTCAATTCCATATAAGAAAATTCCCTTCTACAGTGTGCCTAGGAGTGTTGCTTAATTGTAGGCAGAGATTTTACATGGGAACAAGAGGACATATAATGAATTCACATGTTGCTGAACGACCAGAGAGCacaaattattagaaaatatactGTATTTTTGTGCATCTAACCCTACAATAAAGGAAAGACGAGCCCTTGAACAAATATGCAACAACATGCTAAAAAATCATTTCCTTGAATTTGCTATGACTTTGACACTAGTCAGACCTTGCCtctttagaaaaaataagcaaagCCATTTTTTGGTAActtcttttatttcataatgaGGTGATTCCATTTTACCAtatcggaaaaaaaaatcaatatctcaATTGTTCCCTGCTTGccatcaataaaacaaaagagagtCCTTAGCTTTCATTTGATGACTACCATTTTAAATATACATTGGTTGCTAATAACGCCTGggggaataaaattaaaatctttgacCTCTGCAAATTCAGAAAAACAGGAAAATCAATTGCTTACAATCTTATAAAGACCATTTGACCAAGTAGAACAGAACTGATCACTCTAATTCAAGACAGAACAACAAGAACCCTTATAATCTTACAAACATCATGTGACCAAGAAGAACAGAATTCACACTCAGTTCTTAGAATCAAAACAACATGAGATCTAAAATTACTCTTTTCTTCTCAGTTTCCACAGACACCTAATATTTCTAGCCCCAGGTAGGTTACAAAACAGAATCAGAAAACCAGCCACCATAAAAAACGATTTGGTAAAGAATAGTGCGTCAAAAATCACGTTACAAAACAGAATCAGAAAACCAGCCACCATAAAAAACGATTTGGTAAAGAATAGTGCGTCAAAAATCACCACCCACTTGTTATATCACAATTTCCAAGGATTTCACTCAGCACCTCATAGAAGAACCAAAGCTTGAAtccaaaaacaaacaaccacCCATCAAAACAATACTTCCAAATAGCACAAATTGTGCAGAAAAAAGTAACATTTCTTGAACATCACCAAAACCTTGTGATCAAAAGAATACCTTTACAATCTATATGAGTAGCTCAAGCCGGTGAATCAAGGCCTAAAAAGCAGATCCTGGTGGACATAGACGTATAACTTGTACAAAAGTTATCAAAGATCCATGCTTTATGCCTTGAAAAAACAGTGTGGATAGAGAACCGATGCCCTGCTCTCATTACAAAGCTGCATTGGAGAGAGACTGTGAACAAATCgagggaaaataaaataaaagggttaaAACTAGTGGGAcccagttgtttttttaattattaatttagggGCCCTTTAGGGTTGATTGCGGATTTGTTGTGTTTAGTGGGgggaagaaaattaattaagaatcatGATGAACAGTGGAGACAGAGAGATGGAATGGGATTAGTAGTAATGGAATCAAGATTAGGTTAATTAAGATTGGATTAGGGAGAAGGTGAAAAGGGGAAAGTCAAggcactttttttatatatatataatttgctgATGCAATGGAATGATATCCAAAGTGGATAAATTACTTTAGCTACAGAGAAATACTATGATTAGTATGCAGATGTGGAAACGACCTTTAGTAAATGGCTAATATACCCTTGAATCTCTCTTTAGTTTTGCTAATTGCaaattttaacatgaattttttaatggTAATTTACTCTTTTGAGAGCAaaagttctttttaaaaatcattgatgaattttattttcaaaattaattttgttaagaTGAAATTCTATGTGATGAATTTTTAATAATCCggttaatttgatcaatttgatCGGatccatttcaatttttttttaataacaacatcgatgtaattaaaataattagtctaaattgatttatttatttatttaaaaaatgatccgaaaattgaataatttaattttttttcttcttcaacggATAAATTAGATGAAGAAAAGCTTGAGGACTTGGATTTTTGCTCTGGGCTGCCGACTGGCGTTTGGTTTCACAAAACTCGAGCACATCTAACTATCACCCTCATAAAAAGAGAACTCGAGGATCGAGTCTATGATTCGGAGGTATATTGTATTCTTAAGAGACTGCCCCTTACCGTCTGTAATCATGTGATTAGtttaaggttttaataaaaGTGATCCCTTATATTATTCAAGGGCAGCTTCATACTTCGGGACACTCTTGTCCATGCCTCTGCTCGGATCGAAAGAGAAACAAGAACTGACACTCTAGCCTACGGCCTAGGATCAGATACATAGAATTAGAAGCCCACATCATTATCCTTTGTCTGCTTTGTGGATTTCAGctgttttttgtatttgaaaaatattttaaaaaaatttaatttttttattttaaattaatttttttttatttttttattattttaatgtatttaatatcaaaaataatttttttaaaataaaaaaaatattattttaatatatttttaaataaaaaatatttttaaaaacaattacaacaGTAATTCCAAACACGCTTTATAATCCAGCCTTAACAACATGACAAGAGTGTTTTTTATATCACAAACCAGATTAGGATGCGGCAAACCAAATCTTTGCCTCTTTGCCACTATTCAATACCTTTCCGTAATCATGTAGggtgatataaaaagaaaatgaaactgaTGCAGGCTGCAGCCAATCCCAACTAGTTTGAGATTAAAACTTAGTTGTGAACTTACTATAGACATTAATACAAGTTAAACCCTCTTCGGAAAACACTATTCGGCCATGTCCATCTACAATGTTCACCGAAAAGGTGTAATGGCTGGTTGTTAAACCCCTCTGTCACAGGGTTAAACTCCGTCAAGGTATAGGCTGACGAAAAGCATTGATGGATAGTAGCTACGGGGTGGCAGCTCGCGTGATAATAACGAAAATCGACAGAGTGTGTGTGCGGTAGCACACTACAGCTAGCGCAACAGTATGCTAACGAGAGTAGTGACTTGGGCGAAAATTGTCCAAGACTTGACGAAACAGTGCTGGGATGACACAAGGGGACAGTGGGAAATTCGGCGGCACTGGTGAGATCGGCAGCGTCGAGGAATTTGGCAGCGTCGACAAAATCAGCAACAGGGGCTGGCGATAAATTTGGACAATAGGCAGTCCTAGACTTGACGTAAACACTACTGGCAGGAATGACAGCATGCATCGACAGGGGCATCGTGCATGGGCGTTGGCAGATTCAGCAGCAATGTGCGTCAACGATTGGGCAGGGCATGGTTGATGTTCGGCAACGAATCCTGACTTGGACAGCGGACGGTCCAAGGCATGCGAGGCAGTTACGCTGGCAGCATGTGTGCTAGTAGTGGACAATTGGCTCGTGGGAGAACATGTCAATGCAGTTGTGGTAGTTCTGGGAGCAGTTATCGGCAGTTGCAACAATTTCTTATATGAGGAAGAAGCTGGCCagaacatgggataatgggtgctCCAGCTGTGCAGGGAGTTAGGGGTAGTTTATACTTGTAACTTCCATTATCTTGTAAATAGATAGGTTGTAAATGTGTAGCATGCAAAACGGAATTGGGCATAGCACACAAGATGGACTTTGTGTAATCCTTGAATTGAGTTAATGAAAAGGTTGGGACTTATTCATGTAATCTGTTGTATTTTGTATTCTGTTTATATTCATTAGTGTTATTCCGCTTGCTTGTGACATTGAAAGAGTGTGGGGATCTCTTGGGTTTGTGGGACAAACTAGTCGTAGGCAAAATACGAGTGAATTGATGAGGGAAAGACTGAATCTAGCGGGACTAGACTGATGCGCGAGGTCTATTTTTAAGAGTGAAAAATTGACCCCGTGACACCTTTTATCAGAAAAATCAACGGTAACTTTCAAGGGTATTAAAGTATTTTCACGTGGTTTATTAGTCGTTACTCAACAACTTAGAGACAAACaagcattttattattttaattgcatgatgaaataattaaaaatcattaaaagaagaaaaattaaaattaatgtcgAGGGGCATTTTCATATTTGCTAAtggttttttcattaatataatattaattgagGAACTATTTGATACTTGGcaagatattttttgttaatttatttttaaaaaaatcaattccacCTTTTGATATtggttatttaataattaaatttaatgattttattttgtttttttaaccaattacTGTGGTGTCACGATCAA is drawn from Populus nigra chromosome 5, ddPopNigr1.1, whole genome shotgun sequence and contains these coding sequences:
- the LOC133694944 gene encoding U-box domain-containing protein 3-like, which codes for MDTSSVRCLINTISRFIHLVSCQTRKFMPIQKDYKSMVMMLKHLKPVLDGVFDYGISSDEVLCKECEELDTTVNEAREFMENWCPQMSKICSVQQSEALLKKIQSSALEICQILCRLLQSSPSASTLTIVQHCMQELQGLKHETITELIEEALRSLSDDVSPCTNHLMKLTETLGLTSNQELLKESVAVEKERINVKVNKAKGDLDQIDQIVDLISHIRNWLLKVERFDPKSGAPIPPYFRCPLSLELMLDPVIVASGQTYDRVSIRKWLDHGLSICPRTRQTLSHTNVIPNYTVKAMIANWCEENNVRVSSDSVPSHHDLLHLDSFRYRCSLHSSNSTSRSSIEVGNGFEKQKIGVSSRLSGEEFNRYHVMGIESFERPSHELSYIHSRSESTSSAISSIEYVPPASDEMLKLLTMHDNVNDLSGEITFECPAVSPSNKVKGFSPCLSGRQFHSPKYDMASNGSHNYSRTNSLQFSDSGSHDLCTTSQVKKLVEGLKSQSNEVKTKAAEELRLLAKHNVENRIIIGHSGAIRPLLSLLYSEVKITQEHAATAVLNLSINEENKAMIAEAGAIEPLIHVLRSGNDGAKENSAAALFSLSVLEEYKAKIGRSGAVKALVDLLACGTIRGKKDAATALFNLSIFHENKARIVQAGAVKYLVELMDPVTGMVDKAVALLANLSTISEGRMAIAKAGGIPLLVEVVESGSQRGKENAASILMQLCLNSPKFCTLVLQEGAVPPLVALSQSGTPRAKEKAQQLLSHFRSQREGSAGKGKS